From Vogesella sp. XCS3, the proteins below share one genomic window:
- a CDS encoding electron transfer flavoprotein-ubiquinone oxidoreductase gives MEYDVVVVGGGPSGLSAAIRLKQLAAEKGQEISVCLLEKGSEIGAHILSGAVLEPRTLNELIPDWKEKGAPLNTRAKSDRFLYLTETESIQLPTPPQMNNHGNYIISLGNFCRWLGQQAEELGVEIYPGFAAAEVLYHADGSVKGVATGNVGTGKTGEEEGEPGIELWAKQTIFAEGCRGSLTKGLFERFNLRAEADPQTYGIGIKELWEVKPELHEEGKITHTAGWPMDQSTYGGSFLYHLENNQVVVGFVVGLDYQNPYLSPYEEFQRFKTHPAIKGVFEGGRRLSYGARAISEGGLQSIPKLTFAGGVLVGDTAGFLNVPKIKGTHTAMKSGMLAAEAVFAVLAANPEAQGAEAVAYTQAFKQSWLHDELHSVRNIRPSFRWGLWPAMIYSAIDTYLFRGKAPWTLRHKHHDHECLKSKDECSPIAYPKPDGVLTFDRLSSVFISNTNHSEDQPPHLKLKDASVPIRINLAQYDAPEQRYCPAGVYEIVGREEGKPQLQINAQNCVHCKTCDIKDPTQNINWATPEGGGGPNYPNM, from the coding sequence ATGGAATACGACGTAGTGGTTGTCGGCGGTGGCCCATCCGGCCTGAGCGCTGCCATTCGTCTCAAACAGCTGGCTGCAGAAAAAGGCCAGGAGATCAGTGTCTGTCTGCTGGAAAAGGGCTCCGAAATCGGTGCGCACATTCTGTCCGGTGCCGTGCTGGAGCCGCGCACGCTGAACGAGCTGATCCCCGACTGGAAAGAAAAGGGCGCACCGCTTAACACGCGAGCCAAGTCCGACCGCTTTCTCTACCTGACCGAAACCGAGTCCATCCAGCTGCCTACCCCGCCGCAGATGAACAACCACGGTAACTACATCATCAGCCTGGGCAACTTCTGCCGTTGGCTGGGCCAGCAGGCCGAAGAGCTGGGTGTGGAAATCTACCCTGGCTTTGCTGCAGCCGAGGTGCTGTATCACGCCGATGGTTCGGTAAAAGGCGTGGCCACCGGTAATGTCGGTACCGGCAAAACCGGTGAAGAAGAAGGCGAGCCAGGCATCGAGCTGTGGGCCAAACAAACCATCTTTGCCGAAGGCTGTCGCGGTTCGCTCACCAAGGGTCTGTTCGAGCGTTTCAATCTGCGCGCCGAAGCCGACCCGCAAACCTACGGTATCGGTATCAAAGAACTGTGGGAGGTGAAGCCCGAGCTGCACGAAGAAGGCAAGATCACCCATACCGCCGGTTGGCCGATGGATCAGAGCACTTACGGTGGCTCCTTCCTTTACCACCTGGAAAACAACCAGGTAGTGGTGGGCTTTGTGGTCGGTCTGGATTACCAGAACCCGTACCTGTCGCCGTACGAAGAATTCCAGCGCTTCAAGACCCACCCGGCCATTAAAGGCGTGTTTGAAGGAGGCCGTCGCCTGTCCTACGGTGCGCGTGCCATTTCCGAAGGCGGCCTGCAGAGCATCCCCAAACTCACTTTCGCCGGTGGCGTACTGGTGGGCGATACCGCAGGTTTCCTCAATGTACCCAAGATCAAGGGTACCCATACCGCCATGAAGTCTGGCATGTTGGCCGCAGAAGCGGTCTTTGCGGTGCTGGCGGCCAATCCGGAAGCGCAGGGTGCCGAAGCCGTAGCGTACACCCAGGCCTTCAAGCAAAGCTGGCTGCACGACGAGCTGCACAGCGTGCGCAATATTCGTCCGTCTTTCCGCTGGGGTCTGTGGCCGGCCATGATTTATTCGGCTATCGATACCTATCTGTTTCGCGGCAAGGCTCCGTGGACGCTGCGTCACAAGCACCACGACCACGAATGTCTGAAATCCAAAGACGAGTGCAGCCCCATTGCCTATCCCAAGCCGGATGGCGTGCTTACGTTTGATCGCCTGTCGTCGGTATTCATCTCGAACACCAACCACAGCGAAGACCAGCCGCCGCACCTCAAGCTCAAAGATGCTTCGGTGCCCATCCGCATCAACCTGGCACAGTACGATGCCCCCGAGCAGCGCTACTGCCCGGCTGGTGTATACGAGATCGTTGGCCGCGAAGAAGGTAAACCGCAGCTACAGATCAATGCGCAAAACTGCGTGCATTGCAAAACCTGTGACATCAAAGACCCCACCCAGAACATCAACTGGGCTACGCCGGAAGGCGGTGGTGGCCCGAATTACCCCAATATGTAA